In Pirellulales bacterium, a single window of DNA contains:
- a CDS encoding flagellar hook-length control protein FliK, producing the protein MIATSASATGSAGPNFDLPPIASPLPYVSSQTAVPFSQLLLRTPPPAPPEPKPQPPVSDKGTSTSDPSSGSGSSADQGPQAPPQAEASSQTPGGEAPASVPDQSSTTNPSSQSSPTSQPPSPDATTAEGAQPHASAKPSPAKVARSGKNKGHASSANVTAHASATAITVVAASVKQGKAAKAGAADGGKTAAHDAAHPCDAAHLADAAQTDATVQAAAETTLAVPASTTLPVETPAADKTDGKGKPAVSGKELTKATAAASSRFATSLPQDAGSSASQTSSAAAHATTRAAATPTAQHLATAEQANVAAQDAAALSPAQSNTAKLADGASPPPAAETVAAATTAAVTQAVETIASALPQATSTTSDTPATANGTNAPQPAAAPGTPSAGSSPPPNAAQAAPATFANATPQNAAAGFANDGLSAADRARFVQRVARAFQTVGDQGGQIRLRLSPPELGSLQMQITVKQGALTAQIQADNSTAQQVLLGSLPDLRERLAQQDIRIERFDVDVSGQSSGGHSQSPQGNPDSGQADRPWATTRNVSPVGADAAAGDLPRTAPVLTNGALNVVV; encoded by the coding sequence ATGATTGCCACTTCCGCTTCCGCCACCGGCTCCGCGGGACCGAACTTCGACTTGCCTCCCATCGCGTCCCCGCTGCCGTACGTCAGCAGCCAGACGGCAGTGCCGTTCAGCCAATTGCTGCTGAGGACGCCGCCGCCGGCCCCGCCTGAACCAAAGCCTCAGCCGCCGGTCAGCGACAAAGGCACGTCAACATCTGACCCATCCAGCGGAAGCGGCTCGTCGGCAGATCAGGGCCCGCAAGCACCGCCGCAAGCCGAAGCGTCTTCGCAAACGCCGGGGGGCGAAGCGCCGGCCTCCGTTCCCGACCAATCGTCCACCACAAATCCGTCGTCGCAGAGCAGTCCAACGTCGCAGCCCCCATCGCCCGATGCGACCACGGCAGAGGGCGCTCAGCCTCATGCGTCTGCCAAGCCGTCCCCCGCCAAAGTCGCTCGCTCCGGGAAAAACAAAGGCCACGCATCGTCAGCCAATGTCACGGCGCATGCCAGTGCGACCGCCATAACGGTCGTTGCTGCGTCAGTCAAACAAGGCAAAGCGGCGAAAGCCGGAGCCGCGGATGGCGGCAAAACGGCAGCGCACGACGCCGCCCATCCTTGCGACGCCGCCCATCTCGCCGACGCCGCCCAGACCGATGCCACGGTCCAGGCGGCGGCCGAGACGACACTGGCCGTGCCTGCCTCGACCACGCTCCCCGTCGAAACGCCGGCCGCCGACAAAACCGACGGCAAGGGAAAGCCTGCCGTCAGCGGCAAAGAGCTGACCAAGGCGACCGCCGCGGCCAGCAGTCGCTTCGCGACCTCGTTGCCGCAGGATGCCGGCTCCTCTGCTTCGCAAACATCCTCGGCCGCCGCACACGCGACGACCAGGGCAGCGGCGACGCCCACGGCCCAACACCTCGCAACGGCCGAACAAGCCAACGTTGCCGCCCAAGACGCGGCCGCGCTCTCACCTGCCCAAAGCAACACTGCCAAGCTCGCCGATGGTGCCTCGCCGCCTCCCGCCGCGGAAACCGTCGCCGCAGCAACGACGGCCGCGGTTACGCAGGCGGTGGAAACGATCGCCTCGGCCCTGCCCCAGGCCACCTCGACGACGAGCGACACCCCGGCGACGGCCAACGGAACCAACGCTCCGCAGCCTGCCGCGGCGCCCGGCACGCCAAGTGCCGGTTCCAGTCCGCCGCCCAATGCGGCCCAGGCCGCGCCCGCCACGTTTGCCAATGCGACGCCCCAGAACGCGGCCGCCGGCTTTGCCAACGACGGCCTCAGTGCGGCCGACCGTGCCCGATTTGTCCAGCGCGTGGCACGGGCCTTTCAGACCGTCGGCGACCAAGGCGGGCAGATCCGGCTGCGGCTCAGCCCCCCGGAGCTAGGCTCGCTGCAGATGCAGATCACCGTCAAGCAAGGCGCGCTGACCGCGCAAATTCAGGCCGACAACAGCACCGCCCAACAAGTGCTGCTGGGTAGCCTGCCCGATCTGCGCGAGCGATTGGCCCAGCAAGACATTCGCATCGAGCGTTTCGACGTCGATGTGTCGGGGCAATCGTCGGGGGGGCATTCGCAGTCGCCGCAAGGCAATCCCGATTCCGGGCAGGCGGACCGCCCCTGGGCCACGACACGCAACGTTTCTCCGGTCGGCGCCGACGCGGCAGCGGGCGACCTGCCACGGACGGCGCCCGTGTTGACGAACGGGGCGCTCAACGTCGTTGTTTAG
- a CDS encoding flagellar hook capping FlgD N-terminal domain-containing protein — translation MSTGTVNPTSSASTAASSTSSTTGGLTQLTPNDFLQLLITQLKNQDPLNPTNSDQMLQQISEIDNIEATTNLSSSLNSVATDQGFQTASALIGKQVQGVDASGNPVSGTVDSASFTNGAASLTVGSQTMALSGISSVSG, via the coding sequence ATGTCAACGGGAACCGTCAATCCGACTTCCTCCGCGAGCACCGCCGCATCCAGCACGTCGAGCACGACGGGCGGGCTCACGCAACTGACCCCCAATGATTTCTTGCAACTGTTGATCACTCAGCTCAAGAACCAGGATCCGCTCAACCCCACCAACAGCGACCAAATGCTGCAACAAATCAGCGAGATCGACAACATCGAGGCCACGACCAATCTGTCAAGCTCGCTCAACTCCGTGGCAACCGATCAGGGCTTCCAGACAGCCAGCGCTCTGATTGGCAAGCAGGTGCAGGGCGTCGACGCCAGCGGCAACCCGGTTTCGGGCACCGTGGACAGCGCCAGTTTCACCAACGGCGCGGCGTCGTTGACCGTGGGCAGCCAGACCATGGCGCTCTCCGGCATCAGCTCGGTCAGCGGATAG
- a CDS encoding flagellar hook-basal body complex protein, protein MSLSSVFSTAITGLSAAQTTIDVTGNNVANANTIGFKQSTAEFATQFLQTISIGSAPSANNGGVNPTQVGLGVQVTQITPDFTQGNLEITSSPSDMAIQGNGFFVVQGTGGQQLYTRNGSFTPNSLNQLTTSTGQQLMGYGVDASFNVQTTQLVPLTIPLGSTAVAKATQNVELQGTLTPTGDVATTGAIIQSGAMGDAAMTAPSGGTPPVLAPVPDVASAGTTATGAAGGSLTAGGTYSYKVVFANGPLGSATDTQTMPSQAIGPITLSGAQQSVTLNNIPTDTTGTYTDRYIYRTAAGGSSYQLVADIPDNTTTTYTDTTADTGLGQALNSNALNGDYSYYITYANAVGGPGTGVESRPTQLLGPINVVNGRAELQNLPVDTSGQWSVRRIYRTSVNNPNVATFVAEVPNMTAGLSYTDSASDASIANNAQVNLNGPPITSNTLLTNVLQYSNGAYQNLFQPGTLSFAGTLGGSQQTPETFTITSKSTVQDLANFMDQALGIQSPPGADPGNPIPNDSSGLPPGVSINSQGEIQFVSNAGVDNAVSIGLSALQLTPTNGTAETVPLTFNQTQAAVGQSVTADLVAYDSLGIPINVHLTAVLQSRTSTATIYRWFADSPQNDPTSGSSIAVGTGLITFDGAGQFVSATNSTVAVQRAHVPSAKPLEFNLDFAQLSGLAASSPTLSVTSQDGFPPGKLTSYTIGNDGVVKGSFDNGTQRDLGQVVLARFANAAGLTQSGQNLYTPGVNSGLPVFGAPNSDGIGSIVSGSLEQSNTDVSSNLINLITASTQYRGNTQVISTAQTLFDTLLQLRTG, encoded by the coding sequence ATGTCGCTTTCATCGGTTTTTAGCACGGCCATCACCGGCCTTTCGGCGGCGCAAACCACGATCGACGTCACGGGCAACAACGTGGCCAACGCCAACACGATCGGCTTCAAGCAATCGACGGCCGAGTTCGCCACCCAGTTTCTGCAAACCATTTCGATCGGCTCGGCGCCCAGCGCCAATAACGGCGGAGTCAACCCCACGCAGGTGGGCTTGGGGGTGCAGGTGACGCAAATCACTCCCGACTTTACTCAGGGCAACTTGGAAATCACCTCCAGCCCGTCCGACATGGCGATCCAAGGCAATGGGTTCTTCGTCGTACAAGGGACCGGCGGACAGCAGCTTTATACCCGCAATGGCAGTTTTACCCCGAATTCACTCAATCAGCTCACCACCAGCACGGGACAGCAATTGATGGGCTATGGCGTCGACGCAAGTTTCAATGTCCAAACGACGCAGCTCGTGCCGCTGACGATTCCTCTTGGATCGACGGCGGTGGCCAAAGCCACGCAGAACGTCGAGTTGCAAGGCACACTGACTCCCACCGGCGATGTGGCCACCACCGGCGCCATCATTCAAAGCGGAGCGATGGGCGACGCGGCGATGACGGCGCCCAGCGGCGGCACGCCTCCGGTCTTGGCCCCCGTGCCCGACGTGGCGAGCGCCGGCACCACGGCCACCGGAGCCGCCGGCGGCAGTCTGACGGCGGGCGGCACCTACTCCTACAAAGTCGTGTTCGCCAATGGCCCCCTGGGAAGCGCCACCGACACGCAGACCATGCCTTCACAAGCCATCGGCCCAATCACCCTTTCCGGCGCGCAGCAATCGGTCACGCTCAACAACATCCCTACCGACACGACCGGCACGTACACCGACCGCTATATCTATCGCACGGCGGCCGGCGGCAGTTCCTACCAACTCGTGGCCGACATCCCAGACAATACCACCACCACCTACACCGATACCACGGCCGACACCGGCCTCGGCCAGGCGCTCAACAGTAATGCGCTCAATGGCGACTACAGCTATTACATTACCTACGCCAACGCCGTGGGCGGTCCCGGCACCGGCGTCGAGAGCCGTCCGACGCAACTGCTTGGCCCGATCAACGTGGTGAACGGCCGCGCCGAGCTGCAGAACCTGCCCGTCGATACCAGCGGCCAATGGTCGGTGCGCCGCATTTACCGCACCTCGGTGAACAACCCCAACGTGGCCACGTTCGTCGCCGAGGTTCCCAACATGACGGCCGGGTTAAGTTACACCGATAGTGCCTCCGACGCGTCGATTGCCAACAACGCCCAGGTGAACCTGAATGGACCGCCGATTACCAGCAACACGTTGTTGACCAACGTTCTGCAATACAGCAACGGCGCGTATCAAAACCTCTTCCAGCCCGGCACGCTGAGTTTCGCGGGCACCCTGGGCGGAAGTCAACAAACGCCCGAAACGTTCACCATCACTTCGAAGAGCACCGTGCAAGACTTGGCCAATTTCATGGACCAGGCATTGGGCATCCAATCACCGCCGGGCGCGGACCCCGGCAACCCGATACCCAACGACTCGTCGGGCCTGCCGCCGGGAGTTTCCATCAACTCGCAGGGAGAGATTCAATTTGTCAGTAACGCGGGCGTCGACAATGCGGTTTCTATCGGTCTTTCCGCGCTGCAGCTTACGCCCACCAACGGCACGGCGGAGACCGTCCCCTTGACTTTCAATCAGACGCAGGCCGCCGTCGGGCAAAGCGTGACCGCCGATCTTGTCGCCTATGATTCGCTGGGCATTCCCATCAACGTCCACCTGACGGCGGTGCTCCAATCGCGCACCAGCACCGCGACCATCTACCGCTGGTTCGCCGATTCTCCCCAGAACGACCCGACGAGCGGTTCCTCCATCGCCGTGGGCACGGGACTGATCACGTTCGATGGCGCAGGCCAATTCGTCTCGGCGACGAATTCGACGGTCGCCGTGCAGCGCGCGCATGTTCCATCCGCCAAACCCCTGGAGTTCAACCTCGATTTTGCGCAGCTTTCCGGGCTGGCTGCCAGTAGCCCGACACTCTCGGTCACCAGCCAGGACGGTTTTCCTCCCGGAAAGCTCACCAGTTACACCATCGGCAACGACGGCGTGGTCAAAGGTTCGTTCGACAACGGCACGCAGCGCGATCTTGGCCAGGTGGTCCTGGCGCGTTTCGCCAATGCCGCGGGCTTGACGCAGAGTGGACAAAATCTCTATACGCCCGGCGTGAACTCGGGGCTGCCCGTGTTCGGCGCTCCCAACTCCGACGGCATCGGCTCGATCGTGTCCGGCTCGTTGGAGCAGTCGAACACCGACGTCAGCTCGAACCTGATCAATCTGATTACCGCCTCGACCCAATATCGGGGCAACACTCAGGTGATCAGCACGGCGCAGACGCTATTCGACACCCTGCTGCAGCTCCGCACGGGGTAG
- a CDS encoding PQQ-binding-like beta-propeller repeat protein gives MATLLFAPATRAENWPGWRGPRGDGSSNEKNAPTAWDGATNDNLAWKAAVPGTGHASPVVWGDRIFLASCLESEADRRLICLDRRNGQILWQRSVLKSPLEKKHHLNSYASSTPVTDGKQVYVSFLEGSQTGEAKGARMTVAAYDFDGKQRWLVHPGPFSSVHGYCSCPVLFEDKLIVNGDHDGDAYLVALARTTGEIVWKIPRENKTRSYSTPIIRQIDGRWQMVLSGSKCVASYDPRDGSRHWIIDGPTEQFVASMVYNGDLLFLTAGFPEHHILALRPDGEGNVTDTHIAWRTTENCSYVPSPIVVGDYFLVVSDEGIGSCYRAATGKRVWRQRLGPHYSASLVTAGGLVYFLSDEGVTTVVKPADSFQEVAKNPLGEACYASPAISQGQIYLRGVKHLYAIGGKEVAQR, from the coding sequence ATGGCCACGCTGCTTTTTGCCCCGGCCACGCGGGCCGAGAATTGGCCCGGCTGGCGTGGGCCACGAGGCGATGGATCGAGCAACGAAAAAAATGCGCCGACGGCTTGGGACGGCGCCACGAACGACAACCTCGCTTGGAAAGCCGCCGTGCCGGGCACGGGGCATGCTTCTCCCGTCGTGTGGGGCGATCGAATCTTCCTGGCGAGCTGCCTGGAAAGCGAAGCCGATCGACGGCTGATCTGCCTCGATCGCCGCAACGGCCAGATCCTTTGGCAGCGGTCCGTGTTGAAGTCGCCGCTGGAAAAAAAGCACCACCTCAACAGCTACGCCTCCAGCACGCCTGTGACTGACGGCAAACAGGTGTACGTCTCGTTTCTCGAAGGGAGCCAAACGGGCGAGGCCAAAGGCGCGCGGATGACGGTTGCCGCCTACGACTTCGACGGCAAGCAACGTTGGCTGGTCCATCCGGGGCCGTTCTCCAGCGTCCACGGTTATTGTAGCTGCCCGGTGCTGTTCGAAGACAAGCTGATCGTCAACGGCGACCATGACGGCGACGCCTATCTCGTGGCACTGGCGCGGACGACCGGCGAGATCGTTTGGAAGATTCCGCGCGAGAACAAGACCCGCAGCTACTCGACGCCGATCATCCGTCAGATCGATGGCCGCTGGCAGATGGTCTTGTCGGGTTCCAAGTGCGTGGCCAGCTACGATCCGCGCGACGGATCGCGGCATTGGATCATCGACGGCCCGACCGAGCAGTTCGTAGCGTCGATGGTTTATAACGGCGATCTGCTGTTCCTTACCGCCGGATTTCCCGAACACCACATCTTGGCCCTGCGGCCCGATGGCGAAGGGAACGTGACCGACACGCACATCGCTTGGCGGACCACCGAAAACTGCTCCTACGTGCCGTCGCCGATCGTCGTGGGCGACTACTTCCTGGTCGTTTCGGACGAGGGAATCGGAAGCTGTTATCGCGCGGCCACCGGCAAGCGCGTTTGGCGGCAGCGGCTGGGACCGCATTACAGCGCGAGCCTCGTGACGGCCGGCGGTCTGGTCTATTTCCTCTCCGACGAAGGCGTGACCACGGTTGTCAAGCCAGCCGACAGCTTCCAGGAAGTCGCCAAGAACCCGCTGGGCGAAGCCTGTTATGCATCGCCGGCCATCAGCCAGGGGCAAATTTATCTGCGCGGCGTGAAGCATCTCTATGCGATCGGCGGCAAGGAAGTGGCACAGCGCTAG
- a CDS encoding MoaD/ThiS family protein — protein MIRVVLPYHLQTLAGVGSEVQLEVTGTATQRSVLDALEARYPMLRGTVRDQVTHNRRPFLRFFVCQEDWSNGLPDAPLPDVVASGVEPFYVIGAIAGG, from the coding sequence ATGATCCGCGTGGTGCTCCCCTATCATTTACAAACGCTCGCGGGCGTCGGGTCCGAAGTGCAACTCGAAGTCACGGGCACGGCCACGCAACGTTCGGTGCTCGACGCGCTGGAGGCCCGTTATCCAATGCTGCGCGGCACGGTCCGCGACCAGGTCACCCACAATCGCCGGCCGTTTTTGCGGTTCTTCGTTTGCCAGGAAGATTGGTCGAATGGTCTGCCCGACGCCCCGCTGCCCGACGTCGTGGCCTCGGGCGTGGAGCCGTTTTACGTAATCGGCGCGATCGCCGGCGGGTGA
- a CDS encoding exo-alpha-sialidase, which translates to MSSVRVLVGTRKGAFILNSDGKRQKWDVSGPFFGGWEIYHVKGSPVDPNRLYASQTSGWFGQVMQRSNDGGQTWEPVGNKFVYEGTPGTHLWYDGTPHPWEFKRVWHLEPSLTDPDTAYAGVEDAALFRTTDGGQTWHELPGLRNHGAGNYWQPGAGGMGLHTIVLDPTQPGRMFIAISAAGTFRSDDGGETWRPITRGLKSPYVLPDPEAEVGHCVHRIAMHPARPGVLFMQKHWDVMRSDDAGDSWHEISGDLPTDFGFPIEVHAHEPDTVYVVPIKSDSEHYPPEGKLRVYRSRSGGNEWEPLGNGLPQQNCYVNVLRDAMAVDTLDSCGVYFGTTGGQVYASPDAGDTWSPIVRDLPAVLSVEVQTLP; encoded by the coding sequence ATGAGTTCGGTACGCGTTTTGGTGGGTACGCGCAAAGGCGCGTTCATCCTCAATTCCGACGGCAAGCGCCAAAAGTGGGACGTGAGCGGTCCCTTTTTTGGCGGCTGGGAGATCTACCACGTCAAAGGATCTCCGGTCGATCCCAACCGGCTGTATGCCTCGCAAACCAGCGGCTGGTTCGGGCAGGTCATGCAGCGCTCCAACGACGGCGGCCAGACCTGGGAGCCGGTGGGCAACAAGTTCGTCTATGAGGGGACGCCGGGCACGCACCTCTGGTACGACGGCACGCCGCACCCCTGGGAGTTCAAACGCGTCTGGCACCTCGAACCGTCGCTGACCGATCCCGACACCGCTTACGCAGGCGTGGAAGACGCCGCCTTGTTTCGCACGACCGACGGCGGCCAGACGTGGCACGAGCTGCCGGGACTACGCAATCACGGGGCGGGAAACTACTGGCAGCCCGGAGCGGGTGGCATGGGCCTGCACACGATCGTGCTCGATCCGACCCAGCCGGGCCGCATGTTCATTGCCATTTCGGCAGCCGGAACGTTCCGTAGCGACGACGGCGGCGAGACCTGGCGACCGATCACCCGCGGACTGAAATCGCCCTACGTGCTGCCCGATCCTGAAGCCGAAGTCGGTCATTGCGTCCACCGCATCGCGATGCACCCCGCGCGGCCCGGTGTGCTGTTCATGCAAAAGCACTGGGACGTGATGCGCAGCGACGACGCGGGCGATTCGTGGCACGAGATCAGCGGCGACCTGCCCACCGACTTCGGCTTTCCGATCGAGGTCCATGCTCACGAGCCCGATACGGTCTACGTTGTGCCGATCAAGAGCGACTCGGAGCACTATCCGCCGGAGGGCAAGCTGCGCGTCTATCGCAGCCGATCCGGCGGAAACGAATGGGAGCCGCTGGGCAACGGTCTGCCGCAGCAAAACTGCTACGTCAATGTGCTCCGCGACGCGATGGCCGTCGACACGCTCGATTCGTGCGGCGTATATTTCGGCACCACCGGCGGGCAAGTGTATGCCTCGCCGGACGCCGGCGACACCTGGTCGCCAATCGTCCGCGACCTTCCGGCCGTGCTTTCCGTCGAAGTGCAGACGCTGCCATGA
- a CDS encoding VOC family protein yields MQVQAYLNFDGRCEEALDFYRGALGAEVDMLKRFNENPEPPPPGMVSPGTENKVMHASFRIGETTLMASDGRCAGEAGFKGISLSLIVSNEADADRFFAALAQGGQVQMPLAKTFFSPRFGMVADRFGVSWMIYVPA; encoded by the coding sequence ATGCAAGTGCAAGCCTATTTGAATTTCGACGGACGTTGCGAGGAGGCCCTCGACTTCTATCGCGGGGCGCTCGGCGCCGAAGTGGACATGTTGAAGCGTTTCAACGAGAACCCCGAACCGCCCCCGCCGGGCATGGTGTCGCCGGGCACAGAGAACAAAGTCATGCACGCCAGCTTTCGCATCGGCGAAACGACGCTGATGGCATCCGACGGCCGTTGCGCGGGTGAGGCGGGCTTCAAAGGCATTTCGCTTTCGCTCATCGTGTCGAACGAGGCCGACGCGGACCGCTTCTTCGCCGCATTGGCCCAGGGTGGGCAGGTGCAAATGCCGCTGGCCAAGACCTTCTTTTCCCCGCGGTTCGGCATGGTCGCTGACCGCTTTGGAGTATCGTGGATGATCTACGTCCCGGCTTAA
- a CDS encoding TetR/AcrR family transcriptional regulator: protein MARGRPRQFDTEQALDAALMLFWRHGYEGTSLAALTEAMGINVPSLYAAFGNKESLFRKALDRYLQRPASYLPKALAEPTARRAAERLFQGAIDMVMKRRHPDGCLLVHGALASGPLAESVRQELNRRRRGAESLVRQRFRRAVAEGDLPAGVDAAKLARYIVTVLWGLSVQAAGGATRNQLQEVAEMAIKAWPG, encoded by the coding sequence ATGGCCCGCGGGCGGCCCAGACAGTTCGACACGGAGCAAGCGCTCGACGCGGCGCTGATGCTCTTCTGGCGGCACGGTTACGAGGGAACGTCGTTGGCCGCGCTGACCGAAGCCATGGGCATCAACGTGCCGAGCCTTTATGCGGCCTTCGGCAACAAGGAGTCGCTGTTCCGCAAGGCCCTCGATCGGTATTTGCAAAGGCCGGCGTCCTATCTGCCAAAGGCGCTCGCCGAGCCGACCGCCCGCCGCGCGGCGGAGAGGCTTTTTCAAGGCGCCATCGACATGGTGATGAAGCGGCGGCATCCCGACGGTTGCCTGCTGGTCCACGGAGCGCTGGCGTCCGGACCGCTGGCGGAGTCGGTCCGTCAGGAACTTAATCGCCGTCGAAGAGGAGCCGAGTCATTGGTGCGCCAGCGGTTCCGGCGGGCGGTTGCCGAAGGCGATCTGCCGGCCGGCGTCGATGCGGCCAAGCTCGCCCGTTACATCGTGACGGTGCTCTGGGGCTTGTCCGTGCAAGCGGCCGGCGGCGCCACGCGCAACCAGTTGCAGGAGGTCGCCGAAATGGCGATAAAGGCCTGGCCGGGGTAG